One genomic window of Panthera uncia isolate 11264 unplaced genomic scaffold, Puncia_PCG_1.0 HiC_scaffold_2006, whole genome shotgun sequence includes the following:
- the LOC125917561 gene encoding collagen alpha-3(V) chain-like, translating to MGSRRGLSQPRAGLCLLLASLQLLLRTQAADPVDVLKALGVRGGQAGVSEGPGFCPQRAPEGDRAFRVGKATTLGTPTWELFPDGHFPENFSVLITLRGQPANQSVLLSIYDEGGARQLGLALGPALGLLGDSFSPLPQQVNLMDGRWHRVAISVDGRMVTLVADCEPQPPTLGQGPRFISTAGLTVLGTQDLGEETFEGDIQELLISPDPQAAFQACERYLPGCDNLDPVATGAPQGEPETPAPRRKGKGKGKKKGRGRKGKGRKKKKNKETLTPSLPPGSVENQTSTDIPQTETPASTLPPIPTPLVMTTTVTIGHNVTMLEGPLDPDSGTELRTLETKLAKEDKEGGGPTIVPVFRAAEQPSQTQFQIFSGAGEKGAKGEPAVIEQGQQFEGPPGAPGPRVSDGCTPLFLSILVGVFETRGWRVEV from the exons ATGGGGAGTCGCCGAGGCCTGAGCCAGCCGCGGGCCGGCCTCTGCCTGCTCCTGGCCTCGCTGCAGCTTCTGCTCCGGACGCAGGCCG CAGACCCTGTGGATGTGCTGAAGGCCCTGGGTGTGCGAGGGGGCCAGGCTGGGGTCTCTGAAGGGCCTGGCTTCTGCCCCCAGAGGGCCCCGGAGGGTGACCGGGCATTCAGGGTTGGCAAGGCCACCACACTTGGCACCCCTACGTGGGAGCTTTTTCCAG aTGGGCACTTTCCCGAGAACTTTTCCGTGCTGATCACTCTGCGGGGCCAGCCAGCCAACCAATCTGTCCTTCTGTCCATTTATGATGAGGGTGGTGCTCGGCAGCTGGGCCTGGCTCTGGGGCCAGCTCTGGGTCTCCTAGGTGACTccttcagccccctcccccagcaggtcAACCTCATGGATGGCAG GTGGCACCGTGTGGCAATCAGTGTGGATGGCAGGATGGTGACTCTGGTGGCCGACTGTGAACCTCAGCCCCCCACGTTGGGCCAGGGGCCTCGATTCATTAGCACAGCTGGACTCACTGTGTTGGGCACCCAGGACCTCGGGGAGGAGACTTTTGAG GGAGATATTCAGGAGTTGCTGATAAGTCCGGATCCTCAGGCTGCCTTCCAGGCCTGTGAGCGGTACCTTCCTGGCTGTGACAACCTCGACCCTGTAGCCACAGGG GCCCCCCAGGGTGAGCCAGAAACTCCAGCCCCTCGACgtaaggggaagggaaaagggaagaaaaaagggcGAGGTCGtaaggggaagggcaggaagaagaagaagaacaaggagACTTTGACCCCAAGCCTACCTCCTGGCTCCGTGGAGAACCAG ACCTCCACTGACATCCCCCAGACAGAGACACCAGCTTCAACTTTACCTCCGATTCCCACGCCTTTGGTCATGACCACCACTGTGACTATTGGCCACAATGTCACCATGCTAGAG GGGCCCCTGGACCCTGACAGTGGAACAGAACTGAGGACCCTGGAGACTAAGTTAgccaaagaagacaaagaaggagGTGGCCCTACCATTGTCCCTGTCTTCCGGGCAGCAGAGCAGCCGTCACAGACTCAGTTCCAGATTTTTTCT GGTGCTGGAGAGAAGGGAGCAAAAGGGGAACCAGCAGTGATTGAACAG GGACAGCAGTTTGAGGGACCTCCAGGAGCCCCAGGACCCCGAGTGAGTGATGGCTGCACCCCCCTCTTCCTTTCTATTCTAGTTGGGGTATTTGAGACCCGGGGGTGGAGGGTTGAGGTGTAA